In Ptiloglossa arizonensis isolate GNS036 chromosome 6, iyPtiAriz1_principal, whole genome shotgun sequence, the DNA window GTTTTGCAAGATATGCTCAGTCACATCGAAAGGTGAACTCCAGAGTTGATTTTTGGTTAAAAACTCTACGCAAACTCGATCGAGCGACTCGTTCTATCTTTACCGTGGGTGTTTTGCTTCTTCAAACAGAAATCAAAGAAACCATTTGACGTTGGACAATTTGTCGCTGCCGAGTCTAGAGAGACATCATCGGAGCTTGCGACATCAATATAGCACGGACAATATGCACGCACCGCCATTTAATATACCAAATCTGCTcatcgaacaacgtaaaacctcATCTGCCGAAGATATGGCTAGGAAAAATAGTACCGGTAAGAACGTTAAGAAACGTCGTGCAATGTCAATTTACAAATTCCTAATCGTTCCATTCTAGATTCGATATCGATGACAGCTTCGGCCGAAAATATggcgaagaaaaattttttgacgagTAAGCGAGATTTTCTTTCTACAtagatagtaataataatagtagtagtagtagtagtagtagtagtagtagtagtagtagtagtagtagtagtagtgaaaACAATAGCAGCAGATTATTTATCGAGGTCGGTAGTTGATCCTATTGTACCGTTCGCACTAGCCATGTTCTCGTCTTCGAACGACAGAAATTTCCTGAAAGTGGTGGATACCTTTATGAACAGACGGTTATCGGACAATACACTAATGACACCGAAGATACGCGTAGCACAGTCGAGTGCGAGCTCTCCGGGTGGCACACCTGGTGGTGTATTACCGTTTCGACGTCAGAGTACCGGTTCTCAAGACCGGCGTGGATCGAACATCAATTTATTGCCTGCCACGGTATCGTACACTTTTTGCTCCGGTTAATAACAGGTCGGAAGCAGATCGTTTTCAAATTTAACTTTGCACGGGTTTGATAGGGTGGAGGAATGCCGATTACCAGTAGCAGCGTCCCATTGCTCAGCTCGAGTATGAACAGTATACGTAGCCCGAGGCGTCCATCCATCTCCTCGATGTCCTCTCAGCAGAGTGCCGGGCTGCTGCAACAGGTTAGCTCCAGCATGGTaagacaacaacaacaacaactccCAATCTGCCTCAACCTCAATGGACCACCACCAACACTCTCTCCATTACTCCAGCTACCGGGACAGCCTTCCCACTGACCCTTCGTTAAAGCGTAAGGATACTCATTAGCTTATCCATCTGTAACCCAATGTCGCTAGATTTTTCCTTATTCCCTAGTCGTTACGGCTAAGTTTTTCTACCGTAACTCCAGCCCTTTTCGTATCTCCTCCACCCCTCTGTTTACCTACATTTTTGCTTCGTGATCGATCACTCGATCAGCACGATGCGTTTACAGTtacatattttgtaatttaGTTGCTTTCTTTGTTCCGTTACAGTACCGGCTCATCTATAAACAATTTGAACGCTAAAACCACGACTACTCGGCTCtaaacgaaagaaatcgaaaaaaaGCGAACGAGAATAATTCTTTGATGTAGCCTAatacgagaaaaggaaaaacaacTATTACGTATCTCGTCGTATACGCGAATACTTTTGAGTTGTTCAAAAGTGGCCTAACCCCAATCGTACTGAAAGTAACACATTGTATTTTGTGTCTATTCTTAGCCTAATTGATTTACGATTTCACAACTCCGCATCAATTGTCGTACTAGAAATTTTTCTTCCTTGAATGTAAACGGAACAAACGAACGAGAATGGCAATCATATCAAATTTAATGTTTACATAGTACGTATCTCGGTGCATCTGTATGCACGTATACATATCAAATGTACACAATCGTATGCGTGAATATCTCGTTTAACGTGTACGTTTAACTCTTCGACTCGTTGGGACGAGTACGCGTTCGTCGGCTGTAATATTTTGATAATATGTATTTCATTTTCTCTGGATACGGCTCGAAAAGTTAAAGCGTAAAAAATCTCAATAACCTTGACAATCGTAGACAATCATTAAAGTTTTTCGGGTGCTCGCGAGTCTCTACTCGTTTACTTTCCTTTCCGGTCTGTTCGGCAACTATCGCACCAACAGAAAACGACAATCATTCTCTCAAAACGTCAATATCGAGCTTGCAGAGAACAACAGTTTCTTTAATACTTACCTGCTAGACGATAATTTCTGTACAGGACTACTCTTTCCATCGAACAGTATTCTTTATGCTTTGTCTCTTTACTCCTTTCTACATCTGTCGATTGCACGTACACATTACTatgtagtagtggtagtagtgatcgtcatcgtcatcgtcatcgtcatcgtcatcgtcatcgtcatcgtcatcgtcatcgtcatcgtcatcgtcatcgtcatcgtcatcgtcatcgtcatcgtcatcgtcatcgtcatcgtcatcgtcatcgtcatcgtcatcgtcatcgtcatcgtcatcgtcatcgtcaccgTCATCGTCACATCGTCGTCGTAGTAGTAGTCACTGTCGTTGTTATTATCTGTACTCGCGTGTGCATATATAAATAATGTGCTCAATAGGTTTTCTGTCAAGAATACCTCGTTTCACCATTCTTCGTATATTTCGTGTATTCctttcaaaaatataataaagaacCAACCACCAGAACCTATACTACGTTTGCCTGTACTTTCTATTTCAAGAAAGTACATGAAATGAAATTAAGAATATTTCCAAAGTTAGAGCTGCTTGCTCCATTGATCGCATAAACATTTACCATGTGCTGGTAAGCGTCCAGAATGTTAGAAATACTCGGTGGTCTATTTGTCGAAATCCATCCGCAAAGTGTCGatttaaaatattacgaaaGAGTATATTGtctttatttgaaaaatgtattacaAAAAGTAGTTAATCGTCGTTTTTAATATTTGAGCACTGTTCGTAAGCTGCAACAGAAGAAATTTCGATTTTGACATATGACACAAGTATCTTATGTCCCTTACTATTATCGTATTAGATCGGtgcgtatgaatattttttcaaaagataCTCGATTCGACCAAAATATACTCCATTTACTTCAatgtattttttcgaaattattaacaaGTTTATATTCGTACAAAAAAGTCGCACGAATATCGGTAGAATTCCAAAGCACCAATCGAATAGATATTGTTTCGTTAAAAACTTACCAGTTTCCTGAATGCAACAAGTCAAATCCTTCATTTATCTTCTCAAATGGAAGAGTGTGTGTTACGAATTCATCGAGAATCAGTACCTTGGACATATATTCCTGTACCAATTTAGGTACACTTTCCTTAGATTTCCAGCCGCCGAATGCGGTTCCTTTCCAAACGCGCCCCGTTACCAATTGGAACGGGCGAGTACTGATTTCTTGACCCGCTGCAGCTACAcctactataatagatgttccCCAGCCTTTGTGACAGGATTCCAACGCGGCTCTCTAAATATGAAACATTATACATAATAGTTCAAAATTTAGAAAACTGTGCTTTCCAGAGAACATTAAAACTCACCATAGTGTTTACATTTCCAACGCATTCAAACGTATAATCTAATCCACCATCAGTCAACTCTATTAAAACTTCTTGTATCGGTTTATTGTAATCTTTGGGATTAATATAttcgttgcatccgaaagcttcagctacggaaaaaaaaaatagcattTTTGGGAAAAGACTCAAAAACGGTATTTATTGTACAATCTATCTTACCCTGCTTGAATTTATTCGGGTTGACATCTATTCCAATAATGCGCTTAGCACCAGCTTTTTTACAACCAAATGCAACTGCTAACCCGACTGCACCCAATCCCCATATAGCACACGTGCTCCCTGATTCTACTTTCGCAGTATTGAGAGCAGCACCGTATCCGGTAGGTATTCCACATCCCAACAAACACACCTTATCCAATGGGGCGATAGGATCGATCTGAAGTCATAAACGCACGTATTTCAACCAGCATACATT includes these proteins:
- the Fdh gene encoding alcohol dehydrogenase class-3 Fdh isoform X1; the encoded protein is MSIGLSQLYLTHFREKVIKCKAAVAWNEKQPLSLEEVEVAPPKAREVRIKVVAVALCHTDAYTLSGLDPEGIFPCILGHEGSGVVESIGEGVVEFQPGDHVIPLYIPQCGDCKFCRSPKTNLCSKIRETQGKGVMPDGTSRFTCKGQTIAHFMGCSTFSEYTVVADISLAKIDPIAPLDKVCLLGCGIPTGYGAALNTAKVESGSTCAIWGLGAVGLAVAFGCKKAGAKRIIGIDVNPNKFKQAEAFGCNEYINPKDYNKPIQEVLIELTDGGLDYTFECVGNVNTMRAALESCHKGWGTSIIVGVAAAGQEISTRPFQLVTGRVWKGTAFGGWKSKESVPKLVQEYMSKVLILDEFVTHTLPFEKINEGFDLLHSGNCLRTVLKY
- the Fdh gene encoding alcohol dehydrogenase class-3 Fdh isoform X2 produces the protein MSDTVGKVIKCKAAVAWNEKQPLSLEEVEVAPPKAREVRIKVVAVALCHTDAYTLSGLDPEGIFPCILGHEGSGVVESIGEGVVEFQPGDHVIPLYIPQCGDCKFCRSPKTNLCSKIRETQGKGVMPDGTSRFTCKGQTIAHFMGCSTFSEYTVVADISLAKIDPIAPLDKVCLLGCGIPTGYGAALNTAKVESGSTCAIWGLGAVGLAVAFGCKKAGAKRIIGIDVNPNKFKQAEAFGCNEYINPKDYNKPIQEVLIELTDGGLDYTFECVGNVNTMRAALESCHKGWGTSIIVGVAAAGQEISTRPFQLVTGRVWKGTAFGGWKSKESVPKLVQEYMSKVLILDEFVTHTLPFEKINEGFDLLHSGNCLRTVLKY